TTTAATTGCTAAAGTAACTTCAGAATTTAAAATGCCGCAACGGGTTTTAGACGAAAATTATACCGGAGAGCTAATAGTACTCTTTGAAGTTACAAAAGAAGGCAAGTTTGAACTTTTGAACGTAACCGCTATTTATACTGAGCTAAAGGAAGAACTTGAGCGTGTTTTTTTAACGCTGCCAAAGGTTAAACCGGCAACTTATAACGGTAGACCTACCTATATGCAGTTTAGTATGCCTGTTCCTATTCCATTTAGCAAAAATCAAGATGTAAGACCATTAGATAATGTTCCGGTAATTAAGCCAAAACCGGTTCAGAAGCTATCTTTTGAAGAGCAAGGTGCCTCAGAATATGATGGTATTCAAACATATCCTTTTGAAAACCGGGAATACAATTCGCAACTTTATATTCCGTTTTCTCATCAAACCTATAGCAGATTTGATCAGGAGATGAATCGAGTGGGTACAAATAGCCATACGGCGAGTAAGCCATTTACTTATGCTAGTGTAAATACATATTACAATTTTAAGGAGAAGCAGGAACGTTTGTATAAAGAGAAAAGTTCCTGGTTTGGAAGGAAATTATGGAATGAGCATATGGTGACGCTTCAGGGTGAAGATTACTGGTTCACATTAGATCCTGCAGCAGATTTGCAATTAGGTTTTGAAACTGCAGATTCAGAAAATCAAAGTTATACCTATAATAATACACGTGCTTTAGTATTTCAGGGAGGTCTTGGAAGTAAGCTTAATTTTTATACGGTATTTTATGAGAGTCAGGGTAGCTTTGCTGGCTATTATAATCGTTTTGCAAGATCGTTAAGACCAGATGGGGGTAACCCTGCGATTGTACCGGGTAGAGGTGTAGCTGCAGATTTTGGGACAGATGACTTTGATTATCCGGTTGCTGAGGCTTATTTATCGTATTCGCCAAATGAGCATTTTAATTTTCAATTTGGTCACGGAAAAAATTTTATAGGCGATGGTTACCGATCGCTTTTACAGAGTGATAATGCGAGTCCTTATCCTTTTTTTAAATTGAATACTACATTTTGGAAATTTAAATATTCAAATACCTGGATGTCATTACGTGATGTGCGGCCAGAAGTTGTTGCAGACGGATCGTTTAAGACCAAGTTTATGGCAAATCACTATTTAAGTTTTAATGCTACAAAACGTTTGAATTTAGGGCTTTTTGAAAATGTAATTTGGACCAATGATAACGACAGAGGATTTGATCTTAATTATTTAAATCCGGTTATATTTTACCGGGCAATTGAGTTTTCTACAGGTTCAAGAGGAGGAAATGCTTTAATAGGATTGAGTGCAAAATATAAATTCAGCGATAACTTTAATGCCTATGCACAGGTGGTTATAGATGAATTCTCAACCTCGGCAGTGTTTAGTAACACAAAAAGCTATAAAAATAAACAAGGGGTGCAGGTAGGCTTTAAGTACTACGATGCTTTTAAGATAGATAATCTACAGCTTCAGTTTGAGTTTAATCAGGTGCGTCCTTATGTATATTCAAATAATGAGATTGTGCTTAATTACGGGCATAACAATCAATCTATGGCGCATTTATGGGGTGCAAATTTTAGAGAGCTTATAGGTATTGCGCGCTACGAGAATGATAGATGGTATGGTACTGCAAAACTTATATACGGCGAGCGAGGTTTTGAAGTGGGTGATATTAATACCATCTATTATGGAGGAAGTATTTATGGTAATGATGAGAATATTCCCAGTGAGTTGGGTATTGAGATCGGTCAGGGTAATAAAGCGCAGACGCTTCTCGCAAATGTTGAGCTCGGTTATTTAGTTAACCCGTCTACAAACTTAAAAATTTATACAAATGTGCTTTTTAGAGATCATACAATAGATGAGGTTGATCCTGTAAATTTTACAGAAAAAACACTTTGGGTTAATTTTGGAATTCGAACAGATTTATTTAATTGGTATTTTGATTATTAGAATTATGAAAGCACATTTTATTTTAGGTTTAACAATACTATTACTTATGTCAAATTCATGTAAAGAAGAAGTTTTTAAAGGGCCGGAGTTTGACTCTAATTTTGCTCATGTGGTGTACTTCTGGCTTAAAAACCCTGAAAATATAGAAGACCGCAAAGCATTTGAAACATCACTAAAAAAATTCTTAGCTACAAGTGAATACGCTAAGACAAAATTTATAGGAGTTCCTGCTGAAACCCCACGCGATGTTGTTGATAACAGCTGGACTTATTCAATAATTCTAACGTTTCCGTCTAAAGAATCTCAGAATAACTACCAGAATGAACCCGTGCATTTAAAGTTTATCGAAGAGTCATCTAATCTCTGGGAGCGCGTACAGGTTTACGATTCTGTAAAATTAGATTAGTTGATTTTCAGTAGTCAAACGCTTGTATTAAGGTTTTGTGAATATGTGATTTTATTATTGAGGAGTCTTTAATGAAAAGTATTTTTGACTTGAATAATAGTTCTTTTATACCCTGTGAGAATTGGGCAATTGCATCTTCTATGATCTCTAGCAATGTCAATATTTGACAGGGCTCTGGTTAACTTATAAAGTGCAATCAAAACCAGATCTCGTATTTGCGCTAATTTAAAAATATCATTTTGAGCATTTAAATTACTGATTGTTAGTAGTACAGCGAGCATTAAAATGCTGTGTATTTTCTTGAGTAAATTAAAGCTTTGAGAATTACTTTACTATACATAAATCATTAGGGTGTATTAACCTTAGAATAGGTTGTATAGAAGGTGTGCGTGCAGTATCTTTGCACGACTTTTTAAAGCCCTTGAAAACACGCATTTGAGCCTCGCTAAAACCCATACAGCACCAGCATCTATCTGGATAGATTTTAAAGAAATCACTAAGATGCGTCTTGCCATTAGCGTGGTTTTTTCTAGTATGGCCGGTTATCTTCTAGGTGCTTACGCCTTAGACTGGTTAACTGTGGTTCTTCTCGCAATAGGAGGCTATTTAATGGTAGGAGCATCTAATGCTTACAATCAAATTATAGAGCGCGATCTTGATGCCTTGATGGATCGTACAAAGAACAGACCTATCCCTGCAGGAAGAATGACTGTGCGTACTGCCTTTACTATTGCTACTACATTTACAATTCTAGGTTTACTTACTTTATATATAATAAACCCAATTACAGCAGTTTTTGGTGGAGTATCTATTTTTCTATATGTATGTGTCTATACGCCATTAAAGACTAAAACTCCTTTGTCTGTTTTTGTAGGTGCTTTTCCAGGTGCAATTCCATTTATGATGGGCTGGGTTGCTGCTACAGGTAATTTTGGCATAGAGGCGGGTACGCTTTTTATGGTTCAATTTTTTTGGCAATTCCCCCATTTTTGGGCAATAGGCTGGTTCTTGTATGATGATTATAAAAAAGGAGGATTCTTTATGCTTCCCACAGGTGAGCGCGATCGCGGCACCGCAATACAGGTCATTTTATATACAATCTGGACTATCCTGGTTTCTTTAATTCCTGTATTTGGCGTTACAGGGAGGTTGTATTTGACGCCTGTATCTGCTGTACTGGTTGGGATTTGCGGTTTAGGCTTGTTGTATTATGCAATACGGCTATACAGGTTTAAAAATAATGTTACTGCAAAGCGTTTGATGCTTTCTAGTGTAAGCTATATAACGTTGATACAGATTATATATGTTGCTGATAAATTTTTGAGATAATGGAATATACATCACAATCAGAAGCGGTTAAATTAAAGAGGTCAAAAAAAATGATGCTGTGGTTTGGTATCATTAGTCTTTCAATGATGTTTGCGGGTCTTACCAGTGCTTACATCGTAAGTAGTGAGCGCAGAGACTGGCTTTCAAATTTTGAATTACCACAAGCATTTTATTTAAGTACGGGAATTATTGTAATGAGTAGCCTATCTATGTTTGTTGCAAAGTGGGCGATATTTCAAAATAAAAATCAACTGGGTACTTTATCTTTATTGGCAACTTTAGGGCTCGGAATTGCCTTTGTGGTGCTTCAGTTTAGGGGTTTTGATGAGATAATCGCCAGCGGATATTTTTTTACGGGTAGTGAAAGTTCGGTTACAACTTCATTTATATATGCATTTGTAATCACACACGTGGTTCACGTATTAGCCGGTATATTGGTTTTATTAGTAGTAGTTATTCAACAATTAAGAGGAAAATATTCTAAAGAGCAATCACTTGGATTTGAGCTGGGTGCTACCTTCTGGCACTTTGTAGATATACTTTGGGTTTATTTGTTTCTGTTCTTTTTATTTGCAGACGATCTTATAAAATAAAAGAGTTCTTTTTAAATGCTAAGAATTCTTTAAAAAATCGTTTTTTTGAATGGTTATAAATACCGATTATTGCTTTGAAAAGCATTTTTAAAATACCTATTTTTGCAACGCTTATAAATTGATATTAAAATATGGACGCTACTGCTGTTAGAACAGGCACAGAAGGCAAAATTTGGGGAGGTGATAACAACCCCCTAAAAGCTAGTTACGGAAAAATGATGATGTGGTTTTTCATCCTTTCTGATGCACTTACTTTCTCCGCATTCCTTGCCGCTTACGGATTTTCGAGATTTAAATACATGGACGAATGGCCTATAGCCGATGAAGTGTTTACTCACTTTCCATTTTTACACGGTGTTGATGCGCCTATGTACTATGTGGCGTTGATGACGTTTATTCTTATTTTCTCATCAGTTACTATGGTTCTTGCAGTTGATGCCGGTCATCATATGAAGAAGAACAGTGTAATCTGGTATATGTTTTTTACCATTATAGGTGGTGTAATCTTCGTAGGTTCTCAAGCTTGGGAGTGGGCAAACTTTATTTCGGGTGAATACGGTGCTGTTGAAACTAAAGCAGGTCGTATTTTACAATTTGTAAATGCTGAAGGGGAGCAGGTAGCTTTAGAGTCATTTGCAGCAAACATACCTACAGATCGTAAACTGCTTACTAAAAGTGATGCGCTGTGGTATGAGTCTGAAGATACTATGGCAGACTATGATTTAGCTGAGATTGTTGCAGGTTTTAAAGCTAATCCAGATTTGCTTATACGTACCGAAATTCTAACCGAGTCTAATGAAAAGACTATATTATCTAGAGAAGAGTCTTTAGAGCGTTTAGAGCGTGATGCAGTAGGAGTGGTTCAAGGTGCTAATTTGTATCATAATGAATATGGGCCTCCGTTATTTGCAGACTTCTTTTTCTTTATCACAGGATTTCACGGTTTTCACGTACTTTCTGGGGTTATTATAAACATCATCATCTTCATAAATGTAATTTTAGGTACTTACGAGCGAAGAGGTAGCTATGAGATGGTTGAGAAAGTAGGTCTTTATTGGCACTTTGTAGATTTAGTATGGGTATTTGTATTTACCTTTTTCTATCTGGTTTAATTATAAAAAGATGTTCGCTTCCGCGGAATAAATAAAAAATATATAATGGCACACGATACAGGACATAATGAATCAGCTACCAAAAGAATTTGGTCGGTTTTTGGGATTTTATCTGTTGTAACAATTGCAGAAGTAATTTTAGGTATTATAAGACCAGAATTCTTAATAGAGACGATGTTTCTAAGAATGCGTTTACTAAACTGGATATTTATAATATTAACACTATATAAAGCCTATTTAATAACCTGGGCGTTTATGCACATGGAGCATGAAGCAAAAGGTTTGAGAAGAGCTGTAGTGTGGACGGGTATTTTCCTTGTTTGTTATTTAGTATTTATATTACTTACCGAAGGTGATTATATCTACGGTGTATATAATAGCGAATATCAAAGTTGGGATTTCTAAGAAATACTTAAATAAGGCATAAAAAAAGACGGTATATACCGTCTTTTTTTATGCCTTATTTTTAAGGAGAACGTTCTGTAGCTTAACTTTACAGTCATTAATAAATGCTAACTAAAGCAGCTGTGTTATGAAGAAATTTTTGGTATTAGGGGTTTTATTTATATTGCCTATTGTAGCCTATCTTTTTTTCGCATCCGGGATACATAACTTTGCAAAACTTCCCATTATAGAAAATGATATACCTGAATTAAACTTCACTAACGAAGTAAAATTACAGGATAAAATTACGGTTCTTGGTTTTTTAGGAACCACTATAGAACGTGATGGAGGTGATCTTTTTAATCTCAATCAGAAGATATTTAAGTCATTTAGAGAGTTTGATGATTTTCAGTTTGTGTATTTGGTTCCTGACACCATAGATGATGAAGAGCTTAAAAGTGTTTTAGATGAAATAAGTTTACTTACAGATATATCTAATTGGTATTTTATTAAAACTTCACAAGAAAACATTAATAAGACATTTGAAAGCTTAAAATCTCCCTATACATTATCTCAGGATGGTGGTTCTCCTTACATTTTTATACTAGATAAAGATAGAAGCTTACGAGGGCGTGATGATGATGAGGATTATGGGGTGCTTTATGGTTACGATAGTTCAGACATAGCAGAACTGGCAAATAAAATGAAAGATGACGTTAAAATTATACTTGCAGAATACAGGCTTGCTTTGAAGAAAAATAATGCAGAAAGAAAAAATTAAAAAATGAATAAAAAAAAGACCTATATAGGTATCGCGGTAATCGTTCTAATTTTTGGAATAGTTGTTATTCCAAAAATTATAGATCGAGTGATGAGAGGTGAAGTGGTGAAAAATGATAGGCTTAATGTTGCAGAGCTAGATACTGTAGATGATTCTAACGCAGAACTTTCTTATATTAATATAAATGGTAAAGATCGTAAGGTTCCGCATTTTGAGTTCGTAAATCAAAACGGAGACACAATTACCGAAGATTCTTATAAAGGAAAAGTGTTTTTAGTAGAATTTTTCTTCACAAGATGTCCTACTATTTGCATCCCTATGAACAAAAATCTCGTACTTATACAAGACGAGTTTAAGGATGATGCAAATTTCGGAATCGCTAGTTTTAGTATTGACCCAGAATATGACCAACCACAGATTCTAAAGGAATATGCAGATCAATATGGCGTTACTGATCCTGATTGGAATTTAATGACGGGAGAGCGTGAGAAAATATATGAACTTGCAAACGTAGGTTTTAATTTATTAGCTCAAGAGAACCCTGAGATTGACGGAAATTTTCAGCATTCAGGTCTTTTTGCTTTAGTTGATCAAAATGGTTTTATACGATCTCGCAAAGATGATTTTGGAAATCCTCTAATTTATTACAGAGGTTTTATTCCGCAGGGAACACCAGAGACTGATGACGAAGAGACATCACAAATAGATATTTTGATTGAAGACATACATAAATTACTTAATAAGAATAAGAATAAGAATAAGAAATAGTAGATGGAAGCTATAGAGAAAAAAGAAAAATTATATAATAGATGGATTATAATTTTATCTATTGCAATACCTGTAGCGGTAGCGCTACTTT
The sequence above is a segment of the Leeuwenhoekiella sp. MAR_2009_132 genome. Coding sequences within it:
- a CDS encoding cytochrome c oxidase subunit 3, with the protein product MDATAVRTGTEGKIWGGDNNPLKASYGKMMMWFFILSDALTFSAFLAAYGFSRFKYMDEWPIADEVFTHFPFLHGVDAPMYYVALMTFILIFSSVTMVLAVDAGHHMKKNSVIWYMFFTIIGGVIFVGSQAWEWANFISGEYGAVETKAGRILQFVNAEGEQVALESFAANIPTDRKLLTKSDALWYESEDTMADYDLAEIVAGFKANPDLLIRTEILTESNEKTILSREESLERLERDAVGVVQGANLYHNEYGPPLFADFFFFITGFHGFHVLSGVIINIIIFINVILGTYERRGSYEMVEKVGLYWHFVDLVWVFVFTFFYLV
- a CDS encoding Dabb family protein yields the protein MSNSCKEEVFKGPEFDSNFAHVVYFWLKNPENIEDRKAFETSLKKFLATSEYAKTKFIGVPAETPRDVVDNSWTYSIILTFPSKESQNNYQNEPVHLKFIEESSNLWERVQVYDSVKLD
- a CDS encoding cytochrome C oxidase subunit IV family protein is translated as MAHDTGHNESATKRIWSVFGILSVVTIAEVILGIIRPEFLIETMFLRMRLLNWIFIILTLYKAYLITWAFMHMEHEAKGLRRAVVWTGIFLVCYLVFILLTEGDYIYGVYNSEYQSWDF
- a CDS encoding heme-copper oxidase subunit III, translating into MEYTSQSEAVKLKRSKKMMLWFGIISLSMMFAGLTSAYIVSSERRDWLSNFELPQAFYLSTGIIVMSSLSMFVAKWAIFQNKNQLGTLSLLATLGLGIAFVVLQFRGFDEIIASGYFFTGSESSVTTSFIYAFVITHVVHVLAGILVLLVVVIQQLRGKYSKEQSLGFELGATFWHFVDILWVYLFLFFLFADDLIK
- the cyoE gene encoding heme o synthase: MSLAKTHTAPASIWIDFKEITKMRLAISVVFSSMAGYLLGAYALDWLTVVLLAIGGYLMVGASNAYNQIIERDLDALMDRTKNRPIPAGRMTVRTAFTIATTFTILGLLTLYIINPITAVFGGVSIFLYVCVYTPLKTKTPLSVFVGAFPGAIPFMMGWVAATGNFGIEAGTLFMVQFFWQFPHFWAIGWFLYDDYKKGGFFMLPTGERDRGTAIQVILYTIWTILVSLIPVFGVTGRLYLTPVSAVLVGICGLGLLYYAIRLYRFKNNVTAKRLMLSSVSYITLIQIIYVADKFLR
- a CDS encoding SCO family protein; amino-acid sequence: MNKKKTYIGIAVIVLIFGIVVIPKIIDRVMRGEVVKNDRLNVAELDTVDDSNAELSYININGKDRKVPHFEFVNQNGDTITEDSYKGKVFLVEFFFTRCPTICIPMNKNLVLIQDEFKDDANFGIASFSIDPEYDQPQILKEYADQYGVTDPDWNLMTGEREKIYELANVGFNLLAQENPEIDGNFQHSGLFALVDQNGFIRSRKDDFGNPLIYYRGFIPQGTPETDDEETSQIDILIEDIHKLLNKNKNKNKK